A stretch of the Methanobacterium veterum genome encodes the following:
- a CDS encoding class II glutamine amidotransferase domain-containing protein — MCGIAGVVFKDKKLHPVGEIMTRMLDALQHRGPDSAGFSIYGGLGLAENEYLLNIEVKEKPGLLDQVKEAVNTVTQIETEEIIPSVENYNIYRCKIALNSFEELKPLIMDVDKLEDVIVLNGSHSFEMIKDVGSVKEIADRYDTYSKMGTHAIGHTRFSTESIVDRYHAHPFQSYITADITVVHNGQITNYWKIRDPLERKGHIFETNNDTECIVHYIADKLHEGYKLEEALEQSVKDMDGPFSYIVGTPNGVGIAKDQLGLRPGVLAENDEVFAIASEEVSLRAVMDTHDIDQISPGETRAYTI; from the coding sequence TTGTGCGGAATAGCCGGAGTCGTATTTAAAGACAAAAAACTTCACCCAGTAGGAGAAATCATGACCAGAATGCTTGATGCCCTACAACACAGAGGCCCAGATTCTGCAGGTTTTTCCATATATGGAGGCCTTGGTCTAGCAGAAAACGAATATCTGTTAAATATTGAGGTAAAAGAAAAACCTGGCCTTTTAGATCAAGTAAAAGAAGCAGTAAACACAGTTACACAGATCGAAACAGAAGAAATAATTCCATCCGTGGAAAACTACAACATTTACAGATGTAAAATAGCCCTTAATTCATTTGAGGAACTTAAACCACTCATCATGGACGTGGATAAGTTAGAAGATGTAATTGTACTTAATGGAAGTCATTCATTTGAAATGATAAAGGATGTAGGATCTGTAAAAGAAATTGCAGATAGATATGATACTTATTCAAAAATGGGGACCCATGCAATAGGTCATACAAGGTTTTCCACCGAAAGTATAGTTGACCGTTACCATGCACACCCATTCCAGAGTTATATTACAGCAGATATAACTGTGGTTCACAATGGTCAAATTACCAATTACTGGAAAATAAGGGATCCTTTAGAAAGGAAAGGACATATATTCGAGACTAATAACGATACAGAATGTATTGTTCACTACATAGCTGATAAATTACACGAAGGCTACAAACTTGAGGAAGCCTTAGAACAATCAGTGAAAGATATGGATGGCCCATTCTCATACATCGTTGGAACACCAAATGGTGTTGGAATAGCCAAAGACCAACTAGGACTCAGACCTGGTGTTCTTGCTGAAAATGATGAAGTGTTCGCCATAGCCTCTGAAGAGGTTTCTCTTCGTGCAGTAATGGATACACATGATATAGACCAAATATCACCAGGAGAAACAAGGGCATACACAATTTAA
- a CDS encoding GltB/FmdC/FwdC-like GXGXG domain-containing protein has product MSEIVIDANSKEPREINRAIKKAAKEYDKIIIKNPNAMHYMLAGLTDPVEVVIEGSAGYFAGTMIDGAKVHITENAGWFPADNMTGGEVIIDGAAGDGVGQGIYDGTVVVRRNVGSRTGEIMKNGTIIVGGNSGFMSGLFMMGGRIIVLGDISDDAGESIIRGTIYVLGDIKSLGKNAKIEEIDDEDKKELKELLPAYGFELEEGKYDEFRKIVPRSKRPFYGKDTEEG; this is encoded by the coding sequence ATGAGTGAAATAGTAATTGATGCTAATTCAAAAGAACCAAGGGAAATAAATCGTGCCATTAAAAAAGCTGCCAAAGAATACGATAAAATCATTATAAAAAATCCAAATGCTATGCATTACATGCTTGCAGGGCTTACAGACCCTGTGGAGGTTGTAATTGAAGGTTCCGCAGGTTACTTTGCAGGTACCATGATAGACGGCGCTAAAGTACACATAACTGAAAATGCAGGATGGTTCCCAGCAGATAATATGACTGGTGGAGAAGTCATAATAGATGGAGCAGCTGGAGACGGCGTTGGACAGGGAATATATGACGGTACTGTTGTTGTACGGAGGAATGTAGGTTCCAGAACTGGAGAAATAATGAAGAATGGTACCATAATAGTTGGTGGAAATTCTGGATTTATGAGCGGGCTTTTCATGATGGGAGGACGTATAATCGTGCTTGGAGATATTTCAGATGATGCTGGTGAATCCATAATAAGAGGAACCATATACGTTCTTGGAGATATAAAAAGCCTTGGTAAAAATGCCAAAATTGAAGAAATTGACGATGAAGATAAAAAAGAACTTAAAGAACTCTTACCTGCTTACGGATTTGAACTAGAAGAAGGAAAATACGATGAGTTCAGAAAAATAGTTCCACGAAGTAAACGACCTTTCTATGGTAAAGATACAGAGGAAGGATAA
- a CDS encoding Coenzyme F420 hydrogenase/dehydrogenase, beta subunit C-terminal domain: protein MVGTPCQMVAATKMDKLLDEEFPVDIKIGLFCMENFSYSYMKEMLKEYDVDIKDVTECRIEKGFAWFFLTEDRTVKIPLSKAKKCVRKNCTVCMDFTSELSDVSVGSVGSPEGWSTVIIRTEKGLKLIEAAEKDNYIQTKPIADSGLKIMEKLAKEKKSESKEEIKKRERVGRPVLYRREIFGDEYENEVSNCTFQDLKGDVVDIGACVLCGACVYACPEEAVAIKDRKPELVGKCVEGCNACYVACPRTYIPDEILSKEADNKPFGDYIKIVSVKAPMVKGQDGGVATALLTYALSSDMVDNAMIVDKSSIEPWKPEAKITDNIAEVLKASGTKYSACPIFKPLKESKEGGS, encoded by the coding sequence ATGGTTGGGACACCATGTCAAATGGTTGCAGCAACTAAAATGGACAAACTCCTTGATGAAGAGTTCCCAGTAGATATTAAAATTGGACTTTTCTGTATGGAGAACTTCTCTTATTCATACATGAAGGAAATGCTTAAAGAATATGATGTGGATATAAAAGATGTTACAGAGTGCAGAATCGAAAAAGGATTCGCATGGTTCTTCTTAACCGAAGATAGAACTGTGAAAATCCCTTTAAGTAAAGCAAAAAAATGCGTTCGTAAAAACTGTACAGTATGTATGGACTTCACATCAGAACTTTCAGACGTGTCAGTTGGTTCTGTAGGCTCTCCTGAAGGATGGTCCACAGTTATAATAAGGACTGAAAAAGGATTGAAACTCATAGAAGCTGCAGAAAAAGATAATTATATACAAACAAAACCAATTGCAGATTCTGGACTTAAAATAATGGAAAAACTTGCAAAAGAGAAAAAAAGTGAAAGCAAGGAAGAAATTAAAAAAAGGGAAAGAGTTGGAAGACCAGTATTATACAGAAGGGAAATATTTGGAGACGAATATGAAAATGAGGTTTCAAACTGCACTTTCCAGGACTTAAAAGGAGATGTAGTAGATATAGGTGCATGTGTCCTCTGCGGAGCATGTGTTTACGCATGTCCTGAAGAAGCCGTTGCAATAAAAGACAGAAAACCTGAACTTGTAGGTAAATGTGTTGAAGGATGCAACGCATGTTATGTTGCATGTCCTAGGACATATATTCCAGATGAAATATTAAGCAAAGAAGCTGATAACAAACCATTTGGAGATTACATCAAAATAGTATCTGTAAAAGCCCCTATGGTAAAAGGTCAGGACGGAGGAGTTGCAACAGCTCTCTTAACCTATGCATTATCCAGCGATATGGTTGATAATGCTATGATTGTTGATAAAAGCAGTATTGAACCATGGAAACCTGAAGCTAAGATTACAGATAACATTGCAGAGGTTCTTAAAGCTTCAGGAACTAAATACTCAGCATGCCCAATTTTTAAACCACTTAAAGAATCTAAAGAGGGGGGAAGTTAA
- a CDS encoding glutamate synthase-related protein, with amino-acid sequence MPFKVEKNKELCRRNFDRPGCCWYMCDNRNEELCKNCYSCFNNCPHGVYEIIDDESYPIHHENCVGCRICEEMCPNNAIEVIAVPEDRRNVWSFADLVEINRKSMEGSYKVRGCGATRVIPTFDDLVIVPAQVSRPPIDKYREPCNTKVTLGSRYAENPIELDTPIMIAAMSFGALSKEAKIALAMGATLAGTATNTGEGGMLPEERKYASKLIAQYASGRFGVSADYLNNSEAVEIKIGQGAKSGMGGHLLGEKVTADVSMIRKIPVGTDALSPARHMDIVGPEDLSMKIDQLREITDWKVPIIVKFTSGRVSDDVKIAAKAGADIIVVDGMQGGTGAGPEVVTEHSGVPTIAAIVEADEALKHVNLRKKVSLVAGGGIRSGADVAKAIALGADAVYIATSALVSLGCRVCQTCYTGTCRKGIATQNPQLRRRLDYVEGGKQVARYIEAMTEEACMLTQQAGNTDLQKLEKDDLRALTVESSLLTGVKLAGLEAPVKY; translated from the coding sequence ATGCCATTCAAGGTAGAAAAAAACAAAGAACTTTGCAGAAGAAACTTCGACCGGCCGGGTTGCTGCTGGTACATGTGCGACAATAGAAATGAAGAACTCTGCAAAAACTGTTATTCCTGTTTTAATAACTGTCCTCATGGAGTTTATGAGATAATTGATGATGAATCTTATCCTATACATCATGAAAACTGTGTTGGATGCAGAATCTGTGAAGAAATGTGTCCAAATAATGCAATTGAAGTAATTGCAGTCCCTGAAGATAGGAGAAACGTCTGGTCATTTGCAGACCTTGTAGAAATTAACAGGAAATCAATGGAAGGTTCATACAAGGTAAGAGGTTGTGGAGCAACACGTGTCATTCCAACCTTTGACGACCTCGTAATTGTACCTGCACAGGTCTCAAGACCTCCTATTGACAAGTACAGGGAACCATGTAACACAAAAGTAACTTTAGGGTCCAGATATGCAGAAAACCCAATTGAACTCGACACCCCAATAATGATTGCAGCAATGTCATTTGGTGCATTAAGCAAAGAAGCAAAAATAGCACTTGCAATGGGTGCAACCCTTGCTGGTACTGCTACAAACACCGGTGAAGGTGGAATGCTTCCAGAAGAAAGGAAATACGCATCAAAACTCATAGCACAATACGCATCCGGAAGATTTGGCGTATCTGCAGATTACTTAAACAATTCAGAAGCAGTGGAAATCAAAATAGGTCAAGGTGCAAAATCTGGTATGGGCGGACACCTTCTAGGTGAAAAGGTAACAGCAGACGTTTCAATGATACGGAAAATCCCTGTGGGAACTGACGCTCTAAGTCCAGCAAGGCACATGGATATTGTAGGCCCTGAAGATTTAAGCATGAAAATAGACCAGTTAAGGGAAATAACCGACTGGAAAGTACCTATAATCGTTAAATTCACTTCAGGTAGAGTTAGCGACGACGTTAAAATTGCGGCAAAAGCAGGTGCTGATATAATTGTTGTAGACGGTATGCAGGGAGGAACTGGTGCAGGACCAGAAGTGGTCACAGAGCATTCAGGTGTTCCAACCATAGCTGCAATTGTAGAAGCAGATGAAGCATTAAAACATGTGAACCTGCGTAAAAAAGTGAGCCTTGTAGCTGGTGGAGGTATCAGAAGTGGTGCTGACGTTGCGAAGGCAATTGCTTTAGGTGCTGATGCAGTTTATATAGCAACATCTGCTTTAGTTTCACTTGGATGTAGAGTTTGCCAGACATGTTACACAGGAACATGTAGAAAAGGAATTGCAACCCAAAATCCTCAGCTTAGAAGACGTTTAGATTACGTAGAAGGAGGTAAACAGGTTGCAAGATACATAGAAGCTATGACTGAAGAAGCTTGTATGTTGACCCAGCAGGCAGGAAACACTGACCTGCAGAAACTTGAAAAAGATGATTTGAGGGCACTAACTGTTGAATCATCACTTTTAACCGGTGTTAAACTGGCAGGATTAGAAGCTCCTGTTAAATATTAA